In Amphiura filiformis chromosome 2, Afil_fr2py, whole genome shotgun sequence, one DNA window encodes the following:
- the LOC140146520 gene encoding monocarboxylate transporter 12-like, producing the protein MAAVKKKKEKKLAAHQHPAPDGGWGWAVVIGAHMCIFFGVGWLQTISIYLVPLQEEFGSSSATLGWIVSSGLAVTFLSGPFGSVCVKYLGCRKACFLGGTILGCGYVASVFAQSPLQLFFTIGMVTGVGCSLPHLSASIATSHYFNKRHALANGLTWLGSSIGQFVSAPFLQLLIDYYGWRGAVLIEGGLVFNTLVAAALFRPIHHIYKRRKSSAYFKVSQGDKTCRTNGGVGGALQTRASEGELQCNQDDGAITFPRLPPNESQIHLLPQNDSSLSLPSDEYSSKDFRNCKDSVKIESQESAKCNRNDSGRPVTLPSSESQVQLLPVASSISLASEEINREDLSRTSQQTSQNRVADVKSNGALQLHAIPEANVDDESDPCDGQDFWRKFFRKKTFFLDSPAVLVVCVVNFLMAYAIQGYYAHVVAKAIGNGINKDAAAFILSSYAIGSLCARLSHGWFIDRKLITPLSMYALALATGCVGAFAAVVAKRYSGFVVSAIVLGMSSGVFYPIIPVVMRSLVGLKRMGSAYGIAMVFDGTGVVTGGLMAGLIKDITGDYNISFIQSGATFAIATFSILGVIIAKKCESRSQEAGATVLQSSPSPI; encoded by the exons ATGGCGGCTGTcaaaaagaagaaggagaagaagctAGCTGCTCATCAGCACCCAGCCCCTGATGGAGGCTGGGGTTGGGCCGTTGTTATCGGTGCTCACATGTGCATCTTCTTCGGGGTGGGTTGGCTACAAACCATCAGTATTTATTTAGTTCCGTTGCAGGAAGAATTTGGTTCGAGTTCGGCGACACTCGGATGGATTGTGAGCTCGGGTTTGGCGGTGACGTTTCTCAGTG GTCCATTCGGTAGTGTCTGTGTGAAGTATCTTGGCTGCCGTAAAGCGTGTTTTCTAGGTGGCACGATACTCGGCTGCGGCTATGTGGCTAGTGTGTTTGCGCAGTCGCCATTGCAGCTCTTCTTTACCATTGGTATGGTAACAG GTGTGGGTTGCTCACTCCCTCATCTTTCAGCCAGTATTGCAACTAGTCATTACTTCAACAAGCGTCACGCCTTAGCCAATGGTCTTACGTGGCTAGGCTCCAGTATAGGACAATTTGTGTCTGCCCCATTCCTTCAGCTCCTTATTGACTATTACGGCTGGCGTGGAGCCGTTCTCATCGAAGGCGGACTCGTCTTTAACACTTTAGTAGCAGCTGCTTTGTTTAGACCTATACATCATATTTACAAAAGACGCAAATCTTCAGCTTACTTTAAAGTCAGTCAAGGAGATAAAACATGTAGAACAAATGGCGGTGTGGGCGGTGCATTACAGACACGAGCGTCTGAGGGAGAACTACAGTGCAATCAAGACGACGGTGCTATAACATTCCCACGCCTGCCACCAAATGAAAGCCAAATTCACCTATTACCACAAAATGACAGTAGTCTGTCGTTGCCTTCTGATGAATACAGTTCGAAGGACTTTAGAAACTGCAAAGATTCTGTTAAAATAGAGTCGCAAGAATCGGCAAAGTGCAATCGTAACGACAGTGGTAGACCGGTCACATTACCATCTAGTGAAAGCCAGGTTCAACTATTACCAGTTGCCAGTAGTATATCACTTGCATCAGAGGAGATTAATCGAGAGGACCTATCGCGGACATCTCAACAGACCTCTCAAAACCGGGTAGCTGATGTGAAATCAAACGGTGCCTTACAACTTCACGCAATACCTGAAGCAAACGTCGATGACGAAAGTGATCCATGTGATGGACAAGATTTCTGGCGCAAGTTTTTCAGGAAAAAAACTTTCTTTTTGGATAGTCCCGCCGTTCTTGTTGTATGTGTTGTCAACTTCCTAATGGCATATGCCATCCAAGGTTATTACGCTCACGTTGTAGCTAAAGCAATAGGGAACGGGATCAACAAGGACGCGGCAGCCTTTATTCTGTCTTCCTACGCCATCGGGAGTCTCTGCGCCAGACTCAGCCACGGATGGTTTATAGACCGTAAACTCATCACACCCTTGTCCATGTACGCCTTAGCGTTGGCCACAGGATGTGTTGGTGCTTTCGCGGCAGTGGTTGCGAAAAGGTACTCGGGATTCGTGGTGTCTGCGATTGTGCTGGGCATGTCTTCCGGCGTATTTTACCCGATTATACCTGTGGTGATGCGAAGCCTTGTTGGACTCAAACGAATGGGGTCTGCGTATGGAATAGCCATGGTGTTTGATGGGACGGGGGTTGTTACTGGAGGTCTTATGGCAG